Within Salarias fasciatus chromosome 15, fSalaFa1.1, whole genome shotgun sequence, the genomic segment CTTGTGATATTGCAAGATAAAGAGGACAGAGAAACATCACCCAGGAAGAGGCGATGTGAAAAGCCTGCCAGCGGCATGCGGCAGAGAGCTCAGCTTACCCCTGACTGGCCCCAGGGTCTTGTTGCCTCCTCGGCCGCCGCCATGCGTGCtgttgtgctgtgtgtgagatcgtGATGGAGGGCAGCCAAAGGTGAAGCTCGGGGAGTTGTGCATCTTCGGGGAGGgcgtctggctgctgctgccgtggCTGTTGCAGCGAACGCGGCTCAGAGTGTTCTCCGATGCCGATCCGGACAAACAGCTGCTTTGGAAATTCAAGGACGTGGAAACACAGCTGTCGTtagtgaggaggaggaaccgaGGGCAGCGAACTGTGTGGCGTCGCAGAGAGATGTGGGCGAACTCACGCGTTGAAGCTCTTGGGCGGCGACACCTTGCTGCCGCCGTGGTGTATTCTCGGGGGAGCGTGGACGTGCGTGTTCAGGCCTTTGGTGTTGCGGACGTGCTTGAGGATCCACGCTCGCAGATTTGTCAGGCAGGTGTGCTCGGACAGCACCAGCCGCGGCCAGGGGTTACACTCTGCCATGTCCAGGGCTGACACCGCCACGGCCCGTCCCACCTGGTGCACGACAACGCAATTCATAGAAAAAATACATAATGCCAAACTCTGTGACTTTGCTATGACGTCACAAATTTCACATAATTCCATACTTCTTTAAGCACAGTGCCGATTCTTGTCATATCATCCTTGTTGTGGAGTATCAACATCAAGCATCCTCACCCAATAAATCGTTTACATGTATATTCTTTACCTGCTCAAATATTTCAGGAGTGTATTTAGGAGGGAAGGTGGAAGGTGGAGGTGGCGTTGCTCGTCCGTTGTCGTGGCAGGCGGGCGGGATGGTGTTCATAGTTTTTCCGGTGTTGTAGTTGCACTCTAAAGTGTAGCTGGTGAaacccaaaataaacaaaagcaatTCAAATTCATTGCAAGTAATTGAGAGGAGCAATATAAAGCATGCAATGCAAAATAGCTTGTATCTACAATCACAGTAAAATGCACTACTCTTGATATTTCTGATTGTTATGATGAAAATTCAGTCATATCTGACCTGTGAAGAAGCCCGATGGCCTTGTGAATGGCAACTCGGCCGCTGCCTTCCTTCGACTGACCATCTCTTTTGTCTCGTGCGTACATGTTTTTCTCAGAGAAGTTACAGCCCAGGAAGTCAAAGTGAGCCGAATTCACAGCGATAAGCCTCGGATACAGCATGTTCTCCACCTGCAAgcacaaggaaagaaaaagaaaaaagaacacagTACCTTAGACATGTCCGCCAAAAAGTGgtgatttctgttcttttcacttcctgtaaaataaaaaaagtcacaattaTAAAGATTCATCCTGCATTCAAAACACTCAcctgctggctctcctctgaAAGGCTATTTCCATACATGAAGCATCCACGTTTGGAAGCGTGGCCGTGTAAGTCCACATAAtaagccacgcccccttcaTGGGGCGGCACTGGTTCctgttcctgctcctcctgtggGACTGCTACATCTCCAGTAGGAGGATCTTCAGTCTCGGCGGGAGCTGATATGCCGTTCTGGTTTCCCTTCTCCGTCTCAGTGGTGACCCAGGCGTTCTCCTCCATGACCATGGGAACTTCCGGCAGCACAGGATTTGCGTCCTTCTCCGCGTTCCGCTGGTTCAAGCTGACTTCGAGGGCAGTGAGGGGGGGCGTGTGATGCTGGTTTGTGGGCTTGACGTTGAGGGGGGCGGACTGCGTGTGGGCGTGAGCGGGGCTGTTGCAGCGAGTGCTGGACTGCGGTTTGTGTAAGCGGTTGTGCGTGTGGTGGTAGAGCAGAAGTGACTTGGCGGCATAAATGGATGGGTGCAGCTCCGGGCTGGGGTTCAAGTACTGTCTGTTCAGGTTCACGCCTCTGGAGTCagttctttaaaagaaaaagaggaagaaaggtTAGAGTGTTTTAAAACAGGTAAGATGAAACAATACCGACATCATACTGTACACTGGTTCTGAAGAGCCAGTGCAGtgtgaaacacagaggaagtgTCGTCATTGTTTATTCATACTGTAACACATCACTGCGTGACACTGAGGGGTCAGCATGCGGCGCCTGACCTGGATCCCCTCACGTCCTCATGACCAGCAACGCGCTGATGAAGGGTTCACACACTCAAGACGACTGCTGTCGTCTAAATGCACGCTTACACATGAGGTGGTATGAATTCTGGAGGTGCTGCTTAAGAACAACACTcggttttgatgtttttgcaaAAGACTCACAGCTAAAATATGACAACTGAGGTAGAAACGGTAATTTCTTGAGGAAACATCCAAAGCAGTCGTTAGAGATCTTAAAACATGGACGTGTTGGATTCTGATCTGGCTACTAAATGTAATATTCAAAAAAGTTGAACCAGAAAAGTTATATAAACTGTTGTAAACATGGATGTGAgaggaaacaaagtgaaattgAACGATGGTACTGAAATTTCATCCGACAAGTGATGGATTGCTACAGGTGGCGTGAAGTAATCTGCAGGTCATTGAAAGAGCCGGAGGGGAGGTTATGAACAAGACGACCTTATTCTGCAAGACTGAAGACTTCAAGTCACTGGACAAGGGCTCTAGAAATGTAACGACAGTTACGATCATTATGCTGTCTTGAATGATAATCAGCTGTTGCCctatttcacaaaaaaagaacaaattagctgtaaaataaatgaaaactagCCCGTGTGctgcatttattttacatttcaagtGTATTTTATGTTGATTTCTCAAACCTGTACAGTCACTCCAATGACAAGCTGTATCACCTTTCAGCCTTAAATGATTGatgatatatatttttgtgcTGCATTGATCCCTCACTGTTTCCATAGAGCTTTTTCTGCTTTATAAGAACACATGGATCAGTCTACAGCTCTGCTGTAAGTTTACAGCGTCACTGTTGCTGAAACTGTGAACAGTTTTGCCCAGTAGCACAAATGTGCAGAATATTTGAACCTCCTCTGTAGACGATCCTGTTGAGACTGGAACTGTAAATGAATACTGTCACTGTTCTGAAACAAGGTTTCTTTCTGCCACATCTCTGTGTTGTGTCAGCAGTTTTATTTGCATCAGATGGATGATACATACTGTGCAGCAGCATTATGATATAAATACCCAACTTTCTGGAATACAGTAAGTCTTAAATACTAAACAAAGTTCTTCCCAcattacatttttcaatcaaattTCATCCAGCATATAAGTGTGCTTTTAGTGAACAGTGCATTCACAAGGTGCCTGTTTTGACTGATCTGAAGCTTACATTGCAGCTGAAAGGGATTTCCTCACCTGTAGTGCCCACGGACAACTCCATCTGGGTTGAGCATGGGAATGAGCTTGAACACAAACATGTTGCGCAGTGCGTGCGCTCGCGGGTCATCTCTTCTGAGGATGAAGTTTAGGAAACCGTTGAACACAAAGGATGAGGGCGTCTCCCCGGGGTGCACCCGACTGCTCAGGAAAAACacctgagaaaacacacagagacacatatGGCAAGAGTAAGCCTCACTGACTTTTTCATTGTGTGGAgagtaaacagcagcagagtaCGGGGTGTTACCCTTTTGCCAGCGAAGCGGTGCGGTCTGGGAGTGTTGGCATCAGGAAACAGCTTCGGCAGACGtggctctctctcctcttgcATCCCGCTGCAGTTTGTCACAGTGAGCAGGTCCACCCTGTTGCCATCTAGAGAGTTGCACAGCAGTTCTCTATGGTAATACACAGTGCCTGGTGCACTGggacagggagacagaggaTGAAGTAAAACAGC encodes:
- the LOC115401964 gene encoding cytosolic carboxypeptidase-like protein 5 isoform X2 encodes the protein MEARFGNIVFSSKFDSGNLARVEKVDKGNSSPTSDTASSGSSSSGSNLSPDYEFNVWTQPDCASTEHENGNRSWFYFSVRGAAPGKILKINVMNMNNQRKLYSQGMAPLVRTLPGKNRWERIRDRPTSEIVDNQFILSFCHRLLEVRGATTYFSFCYPFSYSECQEMLQQLDENYPNAAQLNLSSAPGTVYYHRELLCNSLDGNRVDLLTVTNCSGMQEEREPRLPKLFPDANTPRPHRFAGKRVFFLSSRVHPGETPSSFVFNGFLNFILRRDDPRAHALRNMFVFKLIPMLNPDGVVRGHYRTDSRGVNLNRQYLNPSPELHPSIYAAKSLLLYHHTHNRLHKPQSSTRCNSPAHAHTQSAPLNVKPTNQHHTPPLTALEVSLNQRNAEKDANPVLPEVPMVMEENAWVTTETEKGNQNGISAPAETEDPPTGDVAVPQEEQEQEPVPPHEGGVAYYVDLHGHASKRGCFMYGNSLSEESQQVENMLYPRLIAVNSAHFDFLGCNFSEKNMYARDKRDGQSKEGSGRVAIHKAIGLLHSYTLECNYNTGKTMNTIPPACHDNGRATPPPPSTFPPKYTPEIFEQVGRAVAVSALDMAECNPWPRLVLSEHTCLTNLRAWILKHVRNTKGLNTHVHAPPRIHHGGSKVSPPKSFNACLSGSASENTLSRVRCNSHGSSSQTPSPKMHNSPSFTFGCPPSRSHTQHNSTHGGGRGGNKTLGPVRDTKPQEKRRPPHHRSILRSPGNSHTTARPPPSPPSSSSSSSSSVCAAGSCPLPASVSMTGLSCPDFQAGGSSSAGWSRMPFPARPGRAGRGCRTVTVTHHPTEASRETAGPDHILSSIKFTKCELQPHMSRIPIRRLGSTDTPPTHKTGAPEKEGVIQLSSNALVKKSADRSFQYKGSHIVETAPQTDKRLQQVEEASLIPVPEALNMCKTPPLCGEA
- the LOC115401964 gene encoding cytosolic carboxypeptidase-like protein 5 isoform X1, with the translated sequence MEARFGNIVFSSKFDSGNLARVEKVDKGNSSPTSDTASSGSSSSGSNLSPDYEFNVWTQPDCASTEHENGNRSWFYFSVRGAAPGKILKINVMNMNNQRKLYSQGMAPLVRTLPGKNRWERIRDRPTSEIVDNQFILSFCHRLLEVRGATTYFSFCYPFSYSECQEMLQQLDENYPNAAQLNLSSAPGTVYYHRELLCNSLDGNRVDLLTVTNCSGMQEEREPRLPKLFPDANTPRPHRFAGKRVFFLSSRVHPGETPSSFVFNGFLNFILRRDDPRAHALRNMFVFKLIPMLNPDGVVRGHYRTDSRGVNLNRQYLNPSPELHPSIYAAKSLLLYHHTHNRLHKPQSSTRCNSPAHAHTQSAPLNVKPTNQHHTPPLTALEVSLNQRNAEKDANPVLPEVPMVMEENAWVTTETEKGNQNGISAPAETEDPPTGDVAVPQEEQEQEPVPPHEGGVAYYVDLHGHASKRGCFMYGNSLSEESQQVENMLYPRLIAVNSAHFDFLGCNFSEKNMYARDKRDGQSKEGSGRVAIHKAIGLLHSYTLECNYNTGKTMNTIPPACHDNGRATPPPPSTFPPKYTPEIFEQVGRAVAVSALDMAECNPWPRLVLSEHTCLTNLRAWILKHVRNTKGLNTHVHAPPRIHHGGSKVSPPKSFNASCLSGSASENTLSRVRCNSHGSSSQTPSPKMHNSPSFTFGCPPSRSHTQHNSTHGGGRGGNKTLGPVRDTKPQEKRRPPHHRSILRSPGNSHTTARPPPSPPSSSSSSSSSVCAAGSCPLPASVSMTGLSCPDFQAGGSSSAGWSRMPFPARPGRAGRGCRTVTVTHHPTEASRETAGPDHILSSIKFTKCELQPHMSRIPIRRLGSTDTPPTHKTGAPEKEGVIQLSSNALVKKSADRSFQYKGSHIVETAPQTDKRLQQVEEASLIPVPEALNMCKTPPLCGEA
- the LOC115401964 gene encoding cytosolic carboxypeptidase-like protein 5 isoform X3, with the translated sequence MEARFGNIVFSSKFDSGNLARVEKVDKGNSSPTSDTASSGSSSSGSNLSPDYEFNVWTQPDCASTEHENGNRSWFYFSVRGAAPGKILKINVMNMNNQRKLYSQGMAPLVRTLPGKNRWERIRDRPTSEIVDNQFILSFCHRLLEVRGATTYFSFCYPFSYSECQEMLQQLDENYPNAAQLNLSSAPGTVYYHRELLCNSLDGNRVDLLTVTNCSGMQEEREPRLPKLFPDANTPRPHRFAGKRVFFLSSRVHPGETPSSFVFNGFLNFILRRDDPRAHALRNMFVFKLIPMLNPDGVVRGHYRTDSRGVNLNRQYLNPSPELHPSIYAAKSLLLYHHTHNRLHKPQSSTRCNSPAHAHTQSAPLNVKPTNQHHTPPLTALEVSLNQRNAEKDANPVLPEVPMVMEENAWVTTETEKGNQNGISAPAETEDPPTGDVAVPQEEQEQEPVPPHEGGVAYYVDLHGHASKRGCFMYGNSLSEESQQVENMLYPRLIAVNSAHFDFLGCNFSEKNMYARDKRDGQSKEGSGRVAIHKAIGLLHSYTLECNYNTGKTMNTIPPACHDNGRATPPPPSTFPPKYTPEIFEQVGRAVAVSALDMAECNPWPRLVLSEHTCLTNLRAWILKHVRNTKGLNTHVHAPPRIHHGGSKVSPPKSFNASCLSGSASENTLSRVRCNSHGSSSQTPSPKMHNSPSFTFGCPPSRSHTQHNSTHGGGRGGNKTLGPVRGLSCPDFQAGGSSSAGWSRMPFPARPGRAGRGCRTVTVTHHPTEASRETAGPDHILSSIKFTKCELQPHMSRIPIRRLGSTDTPPTHKTGAPEKEGVIQLSSNALVKKSADRSFQYKGSHIVETAPQTDKRLQQVEEASLIPVPEALNMCKTPPLCGEA